In Halopseudomonas nanhaiensis, a single window of DNA contains:
- the metG gene encoding methionine--tRNA ligase yields MPSTAKPRQILVTSALPYANGSIHLGHMLEYIQTDIWVRFQKLRGNQAVYVCADDAHGSAIMLRAEKEGITPEQLIANVQAEHSADFADFLVAFDNFHSTHSDENRVLSELIYKRLNDAGHIATRSVTQYFDPEKGMFLADRFIKGTCPKCAAEDQYGDNCEKCGATYEPTELKDPRSAISGATPVLKDSKHFFFKLPDFQAMLQEWTRSGTLQDAVANKIAEWLDSGLQEWDISRDAPYFGFEIPGEAGKYFYVWLDAPIGYMASFKNLCDRTPELDFDAFWGKDSTAELYHFIGKDIVNFHTLFWPAMLEGAGFRKPTAINVHGYLTVNGQKMSKSRGTFIKARTYLDHLNPEYLRYYYAAKLGRGVEDLDLNLEDFVQKVNSDLVGKVVNIASRCAGFIHKDNGGVMVDANPAPELTEAFAAAAPSIAEAYEKRDFSRAMREIMALADKANAYIADKAPWALNKVEGKQDEVQAICSLGINLFRQLVTMLKPVLPTLVAQAEQFLNVEPLAWTDLNTLLTNHQLNAFQPLMTRIEPAKIEAMVAASKEDLAASSTDSGTAQATGNGELTKEPLAPEINFDAFSAVDLRIALVEKCEFVEGADKLLRLTLDIGDAKRNVFSGIKSAYPDPSKLEGRLVLYVANLAPRKMKFGISEGMVLAAGPGGSDIYLLSPDSGAKPGQRVM; encoded by the coding sequence ATGCCCAGCACCGCCAAGCCCCGTCAGATCCTCGTTACCAGCGCCCTGCCCTACGCCAATGGCTCGATCCATCTGGGGCATATGCTGGAGTACATTCAGACGGATATCTGGGTGCGGTTTCAGAAGCTGCGCGGTAACCAGGCGGTGTATGTGTGTGCGGACGATGCGCATGGCTCGGCGATCATGCTGCGTGCGGAGAAGGAAGGCATTACGCCGGAGCAGTTGATTGCCAATGTGCAGGCCGAGCACAGCGCGGACTTTGCAGATTTTCTGGTGGCGTTCGACAACTTCCACTCCACCCATTCGGACGAGAACCGGGTGCTGTCGGAGCTGATCTACAAGCGGCTGAACGATGCCGGGCATATCGCGACCCGTTCGGTGACGCAGTACTTCGACCCCGAGAAGGGCATGTTCCTGGCGGACCGCTTCATCAAGGGCACCTGCCCCAAGTGCGCGGCGGAAGATCAGTACGGCGACAACTGCGAGAAGTGCGGGGCGACCTACGAGCCCACCGAGCTGAAGGACCCGCGCTCGGCCATTTCCGGCGCGACGCCGGTGCTGAAGGATTCCAAGCACTTCTTCTTCAAGCTGCCTGACTTTCAGGCGATGCTGCAGGAGTGGACGCGCAGCGGCACGCTGCAGGATGCCGTGGCCAACAAGATTGCCGAGTGGCTGGACAGCGGCCTGCAGGAGTGGGACATCAGCCGTGATGCGCCCTACTTCGGCTTCGAGATTCCCGGCGAGGCGGGCAAGTACTTCTATGTATGGCTGGATGCGCCGATCGGCTACATGGCCAGCTTCAAGAACCTGTGCGACCGCACACCTGAGCTGGACTTCGATGCGTTCTGGGGCAAGGACTCGACCGCCGAGCTGTATCACTTCATCGGCAAGGACATCGTCAACTTCCATACGCTGTTCTGGCCGGCGATGCTCGAGGGCGCGGGCTTCCGCAAGCCGACCGCAATCAATGTGCACGGCTACCTGACGGTGAACGGGCAGAAGATGTCCAAGTCGCGCGGCACCTTTATCAAGGCACGCACCTATCTGGATCACCTGAACCCGGAATACCTGCGCTACTACTACGCGGCCAAGCTCGGCCGTGGTGTGGAAGATCTGGACCTGAACCTGGAAGACTTCGTGCAGAAGGTCAATTCGGACCTGGTCGGCAAGGTGGTGAACATCGCCAGCCGCTGCGCGGGCTTCATTCATAAAGACAACGGCGGCGTGATGGTCGATGCCAACCCGGCGCCGGAGCTGACCGAGGCGTTCGCCGCCGCAGCCCCGAGCATTGCCGAGGCGTACGAGAAGCGCGACTTCTCCCGCGCCATGCGCGAGATCATGGCGCTGGCCGACAAGGCCAATGCGTACATTGCCGACAAGGCGCCCTGGGCGCTGAACAAGGTCGAGGGCAAGCAGGACGAAGTGCAGGCGATCTGCTCGCTGGGTATCAACCTGTTCCGCCAGCTGGTGACCATGCTCAAGCCGGTATTGCCGACGCTGGTGGCGCAGGCCGAGCAGTTCCTGAATGTCGAGCCGCTGGCCTGGACTGATCTGAACACGCTGTTGACCAATCACCAGCTCAACGCCTTCCAGCCGCTGATGACGCGCATCGAGCCGGCCAAGATCGAAGCGATGGTCGCGGCATCGAAGGAAGACCTGGCGGCATCGTCGACCGATTCCGGCACTGCCCAAGCAACCGGCAACGGCGAGCTGACCAAGGAGCCGCTGGCACCTGAGATCAACTTCGATGCGTTTTCGGCCGTCGACCTGCGTATCGCGCTGGTCGAGAAGTGCGAGTTCGTCGAGGGTGCAGACAAGCTGCTGCGCCTGACGCTGGATATCGGCGATGCCAAGCGCAACGTGTTCTCCGGAATCAAGAGCGCCTACCCGGACCCGAGCAAGCTGGAAGGCAGGCTGGTGCTGTATGTGGCCAACCTGGCGCCGCGCAAGATGAAGTTCGGCATCAGCGAAGGCATGGTACTGGCGGCCGGCCCCGGTGGCTCGGACATCTACCTGCTCAGCCCGGATAGCGGCGCCAAGCCCGGCCAGCGTGTCATGTAA
- a CDS encoding abortive infection family protein, producing the protein MRKEIPAPVIAVLSENMPDLESHASLDNLFSYAEAPGEPPEGSKPIKVQAWLRRVNKEAERPLEVLGRIIECYMELPDIEENLRSMYSIHAADTKKEFKRKIEAILSRCNLTYIAGGIISDGSSTPSRSLAELIKGRDIPSIDAEFTRALANVNSEPREAVSAACNILESIFKTYITDENLEMPQKQDLQNVWKVVRSDLGFEPGLLQDDDLKRILSGVLSVVDGIGAFRTHASSAHGEGRKVYKLKPRHARLAIHAAHTIALFVLETWDERKRR; encoded by the coding sequence ATGAGAAAAGAAATTCCGGCTCCAGTGATAGCTGTACTCTCAGAGAATATGCCCGACTTAGAGAGTCACGCGAGCTTAGATAATCTTTTCTCTTATGCAGAGGCGCCGGGCGAGCCACCCGAGGGCTCAAAACCAATAAAAGTCCAAGCATGGCTGCGTCGCGTCAATAAGGAAGCAGAGAGACCCTTAGAGGTTTTAGGGCGCATAATTGAGTGTTACATGGAGCTTCCTGATATAGAGGAAAACTTGCGCTCAATGTATAGCATCCACGCCGCAGACACTAAGAAGGAGTTCAAAAGGAAAATTGAGGCAATATTGTCTCGTTGCAATCTTACATATATTGCGGGCGGCATAATTTCAGATGGCAGCTCAACACCTAGCCGATCATTAGCCGAGTTGATTAAAGGTCGAGATATTCCCTCAATCGATGCTGAATTTACAAGGGCCCTCGCCAATGTTAATTCAGAGCCAAGAGAAGCAGTCTCTGCTGCTTGCAATATATTGGAATCTATATTCAAAACGTACATTACTGATGAAAACCTGGAGATGCCTCAAAAGCAGGATCTTCAGAATGTTTGGAAGGTAGTGCGCTCTGATCTCGGCTTTGAACCGGGACTGCTACAGGATGACGACCTGAAAAGGATTCTCTCTGGTGTGCTATCAGTTGTTGATGGAATTGGCGCCTTCAGAACTCATGCAAGCTCAGCGCACGGGGAAGGTCGGAAAGTCTACAAACTTAAGCCAAGGCATGCGAGGCTCGCAATCCACGCCGCTCACACGATTGCGCTATTTGTCTTGGAGACGTGGGATGAAAGAAAGCGCCGATAA